The Theileria parva strain Muguga chromosome 1, complete sequence, whole genome shotgun sequence DNA window tcatattattattatattaatattatattaacagattattaatttattatttaatatttatattttattaccaTCAAATGTTGGTTTATTGAGTGTTAATTTGTTGGTTGCATTGTGTTATGGATTCGGCTGAAGTGGATTCTTCGAATTGGAATATAATATATCCAACTTATCTTGATAAAGATTGTACTAGCAGTCAGGGCAGGaagattaatttatctGTCGCTGTTTCTAAACCAACTATtgaagaaattaaaatcgTTTGCGAAAAACTCAATATTCCACACGTTGTCGAAGAGGTATGCCGCTATAGAGCTTCAAACTCTACTATTTAATCCATTAGTTACTCTCTGTGGGATTTGttcttatttttactcaatttaGCCCCTATGTGATACCTATTTATACACTACTCTTATAATACAACtcttttgataaatttctTATCCtgaattaacaaattttgaGCGTATTTATATAACACTAATGGTAATAGTATTGAATAATGGATTAGAAGAAGAGATATCCAAGGAATTGGATGGTCCCAGGTCGTGTTCGAGTATGTTTAAGAGATTCTGAAACTAATGAAAAAACAAGAacaagtaattttaaaacaatttacaaattttcaGAAAAACAAGTAATGTGTGAAATCGCAACCTTAATATCGCAGTTGAAAACTAGACAACAGCCTAAACAAACAGCACAGTCAACTCCAACCTCAAAAAAGAAGCCTAACAAAAAACGAAGATAATAACAAtctaatatatttaatatagtatatagttgaTGTATAAGAAGTTATGAGATTAGA harbors:
- the SRP19 gene encoding SRP19 family protein; this encodes MDSAEVDSSNWNIIYPTYLDKDCTSSQGRKINLSVAVSKPTIEEIKIVCEKLNIPHVVEEKKRYPRNWMVPGRVRVCLRDSETNEKTRTKKQVMCEIATLISQLKTRQQPKQTAQSTPTSKKKPNKKRR